One segment of Marvinbryantia formatexigens DSM 14469 DNA contains the following:
- the ptsP gene encoding phosphoenolpyruvate--protein phosphotransferase — protein MGKKIFLGTAIGKIHFYGKKESQVERYRIDDPDAEWKRFEEAKEQAIQEISGLYQKALKEVGEVNAEIFEVHAMMLEDEDYLDSIKNMIYTQSVNAEYAVGTTGDNFSRIFADMEDEYFKARAADVKDISERVISVLSGSGEEHGLGEEPVILVAEDLAPSETVQMDKNKLLAFVTRHGSANSHTAILARTMNIPSLAGVNISPEWDGKVGIVDGKNGRFIVEPEPEVLERYQEILTQEQENKALLTALKGKETITADGRKIKLYANMGNVSDLAAVLQNDAEGIGLFRSEFLYLEKDRFPTEEEQFQIYKNVAETMAGKRVIIRTLDIGADKQADYFQLEKEENPAMGYRAIRICLEQPEIFKTQLRAIFRASAYGNISIMYPMIISKEEIKKIRQIVEEVKADLEELGVPYGKVEQGIMIETPAAAVISDELAKEVDFFSIGTNDLTQYTLAIDRQNAKLDVFYDAHHEAVLRLIEMTVANAHKAGIWAGICGELGADTELTERFVNMGIDELSVAPGCILPIRKIVREMDRA, from the coding sequence ATGGGAAAAAAAATATTTCTTGGGACAGCAATCGGGAAGATCCATTTTTACGGTAAAAAAGAAAGCCAGGTTGAAAGGTATCGAATTGATGATCCCGATGCAGAATGGAAAAGATTTGAAGAGGCAAAGGAACAGGCTATTCAGGAAATATCCGGACTGTATCAAAAAGCGTTAAAAGAAGTTGGTGAAGTGAATGCGGAAATTTTCGAGGTACATGCAATGATGCTGGAAGATGAAGATTATCTGGATTCCATCAAAAATATGATATACACCCAAAGCGTAAATGCCGAATATGCGGTAGGAACTACGGGAGACAATTTTTCCAGAATATTTGCAGATATGGAGGATGAATACTTTAAAGCGAGGGCGGCGGATGTAAAGGATATTTCAGAACGTGTCATTTCTGTTCTGAGCGGTTCAGGGGAAGAGCATGGACTGGGAGAAGAACCGGTCATTCTCGTAGCGGAGGATCTTGCACCCAGTGAAACCGTCCAGATGGATAAAAACAAACTTCTGGCTTTTGTTACCCGTCACGGTTCCGCAAATTCCCACACAGCTATTCTGGCAAGGACAATGAACATTCCCTCACTTGCGGGGGTAAATATATCTCCTGAGTGGGATGGAAAAGTGGGAATCGTGGACGGGAAAAACGGCAGATTTATTGTGGAGCCGGAGCCGGAAGTGCTGGAAAGGTATCAGGAGATTCTGACGCAGGAACAGGAAAATAAGGCGCTGCTTACCGCACTGAAAGGAAAAGAAACAATTACAGCAGATGGCAGAAAAATTAAATTGTATGCAAACATGGGCAATGTTTCTGACCTTGCCGCCGTGCTGCAGAATGATGCGGAGGGAATCGGATTATTCCGGAGTGAGTTCCTGTATCTGGAAAAAGACCGATTTCCTACAGAGGAGGAACAGTTTCAGATTTATAAAAATGTAGCGGAAACAATGGCGGGGAAACGGGTAATCATCCGTACACTGGATATTGGGGCGGATAAGCAGGCAGATTATTTTCAGCTTGAAAAAGAGGAGAATCCTGCAATGGGTTACCGGGCTATCCGTATCTGCCTGGAACAGCCGGAAATTTTTAAAACACAGCTCCGTGCGATTTTCCGGGCAAGCGCCTATGGCAATATTTCCATTATGTATCCGATGATTATTTCAAAAGAAGAAATCAAAAAAATCCGTCAGATTGTCGAAGAAGTAAAAGCGGATCTGGAAGAGCTTGGAGTACCGTATGGTAAGGTAGAGCAGGGAATCATGATTGAAACGCCTGCGGCGGCGGTCATAAGTGATGAACTTGCAAAGGAAGTAGACTTTTTCAGCATAGGGACAAATGACCTGACGCAGTATACGCTGGCGATTGACAGGCAGAATGCAAAACTGGATGTGTTTTATGACGCTCATCATGAGGCAGTTTTAAGGCTGATTGAGATGACGGTAGCAAATGCCCATAAAGCAGGCATATGGGCTGGAATCTGTGGGGAACTTGGAGCCGATACAGAATTAACAGAACGGTTTGTCAATATGGGAATTGACGAGTTGTCCGTTGCTCCGGGATGTATTTTGCCAATCAGAAAGATTGTAAGAGAGATGGATAGGGCATAA
- a CDS encoding beta-glucoside-specific PTS transporter subunit IIABC: protein MSKEYESLACKIVEYVGGKDNVNDVYHCQTRLRFKLADEEKADQKKLEDLDGVSKVMISGGVYQVIIGTHVKYVFEEIEKLIGPRKAEAGDRQEKSEKKSVMGVIIDFVSGTFQPVIPALSGAGMVKALLALLVVFGLISTESQTYYILNFFADGVFYFLPIMLAFTEAQKLKCNPILAASVAAIMLHPNWGTLVAAGEAVHLFGVVPLRLTLYTSSVIPIILVILVQSYVERWLEKHIPNAVKLVFVPMLTFLVMGTLGLAVLGPIGSVVGEYLGVFFNFLSENASWAPAVLVGAFLPIMVMFGLHNGVAPLGVMQMADLGYDSIFGPGCVCSNIAQGTAALVVAIRTKEAKIKQLSVSGGITALMGITEPVLYGVNLPKKYPLVAAMIGGGCGGLFAGLTHTHRFATGSSGLPAVLLYIGDDSIECLINICIALVISAVVTAVVTYLLSLKFETGISAEKGEEMPEFLQIETGKEIRREHGEVKAPLKGKLMTLEQIGDGVFSEGVLGQGCGIFPEEGKVYAPFEGTVVSVADTGHAIGIESEEGIQLLIHVGLDTVALQGEGFSPCVKEGDKVTCGQKLMDFELEKIAEKYPVVTAVIVTNSDDYETVTAGSPGTVSPEDTVLNVR from the coding sequence ATGAGCAAAGAGTATGAGAGCCTTGCCTGCAAAATCGTGGAATATGTGGGTGGAAAGGACAACGTAAATGATGTTTATCACTGCCAGACAAGACTGCGTTTTAAGCTGGCAGATGAGGAAAAAGCGGATCAGAAGAAGCTGGAAGATCTGGATGGGGTCTCAAAAGTTATGATCAGCGGCGGTGTATACCAGGTTATTATCGGAACACACGTAAAATATGTTTTTGAAGAGATAGAAAAGCTGATTGGACCGAGGAAAGCAGAGGCGGGAGACAGACAGGAAAAAAGTGAAAAAAAGAGTGTGATGGGAGTCATTATTGATTTTGTTTCCGGCACGTTCCAGCCGGTAATCCCGGCGCTGTCCGGAGCCGGAATGGTAAAGGCTTTACTGGCTTTGCTGGTGGTCTTCGGACTGATTTCCACAGAATCGCAAACCTATTACATATTAAACTTTTTTGCGGATGGTGTATTTTACTTCCTGCCAATCATGCTGGCGTTTACGGAAGCGCAGAAATTAAAATGCAACCCGATTCTGGCGGCTTCGGTTGCAGCGATTATGCTTCATCCAAACTGGGGAACACTGGTAGCGGCCGGGGAAGCAGTACATTTATTTGGAGTGGTTCCGTTAAGACTGACATTGTATACATCATCAGTCATTCCGATTATTCTGGTTATTCTGGTACAGTCCTATGTAGAACGATGGCTAGAAAAGCATATTCCGAATGCTGTAAAGCTGGTATTTGTACCAATGCTTACATTCTTAGTGATGGGAACGCTTGGACTTGCTGTATTGGGACCGATTGGAAGTGTGGTAGGCGAATATTTGGGTGTGTTCTTCAACTTCCTCAGTGAAAACGCAAGCTGGGCGCCGGCAGTGCTTGTAGGAGCTTTCCTGCCGATTATGGTAATGTTTGGACTGCATAACGGAGTTGCACCGCTGGGCGTGATGCAGATGGCGGATTTGGGATATGACAGTATCTTTGGACCGGGCTGCGTGTGCTCTAACATTGCACAGGGTACGGCGGCGCTGGTCGTAGCTATAAGAACAAAAGAAGCAAAAATCAAACAGCTTTCCGTATCAGGCGGAATTACCGCTTTGATGGGAATTACAGAGCCGGTTTTATACGGTGTAAATCTTCCGAAAAAATATCCGTTGGTTGCCGCAATGATCGGAGGCGGATGCGGCGGACTGTTTGCCGGATTGACACATACCCACAGATTTGCGACAGGTTCTTCCGGACTTCCGGCAGTGCTGCTGTATATCGGGGATGATTCCATCGAATGTCTGATTAACATCTGTATTGCGCTGGTGATTTCGGCTGTTGTTACTGCAGTTGTAACGTATCTTCTCAGCCTGAAATTTGAAACAGGAATTTCCGCAGAAAAAGGAGAAGAGATGCCGGAATTTTTGCAGATAGAAACGGGAAAAGAAATTCGCAGGGAACATGGAGAAGTGAAAGCTCCCCTCAAAGGGAAATTGATGACATTGGAACAGATTGGAGACGGCGTATTTTCAGAAGGCGTTTTGGGCCAGGGATGTGGTATCTTTCCGGAAGAAGGAAAGGTATATGCCCCGTTTGAAGGGACAGTTGTTTCGGTAGCCGATACAGGGCATGCAATCGGAATTGAAAGTGAGGAGGGAATCCAACTGCTGATTCATGTGGGACTGGATACGGTGGCATTGCAGGGAGAAGGCTTTTCCCCTTGTGTGAAAGAAGGAGATAAAGTGACCTGCGGACAGAAACTCATGGATTTTGAACTGGAAAAAATAGCGGAGAAATACCCTGTTGTAACAGCAGTAATTGTGACAAACAGTGATGATTATGAAACGGTGACAGCAGGTTCACCGGGAACTGTGTCACCGGAAGATACAGTGCTTAATGTCAGGTAA
- a CDS encoding permease, whose protein sequence is MLIRICYHNKAFFDFSGFEEPKSRDTDPNIMLRFLKNLGRNIRATGLYFLFGIILSAVFQRYVPQDVMTDLFGGNEAWGVLIAATIGVPLYACGGGTIPLLQAWLLDGMSMGSAAAFMLTGPSTKITNLGALKIVLGIKRFWIYLAFVMLFSFTTGLIVNLMI, encoded by the coding sequence GTGCTGATACGGATTTGTTATCACAATAAAGCATTTTTTGATTTTTCTGGTTTCGAGGAACCGAAAAGCCGGGATACTGATCCGAATATTATGCTGCGTTTTCTGAAAAACCTCGGAAGAAATATTAGGGCAACCGGATTGTATTTCCTGTTTGGAATCATTCTGTCAGCAGTGTTCCAACGATATGTGCCGCAGGATGTGATGACGGACTTGTTTGGAGGTAATGAAGCGTGGGGCGTTCTGATAGCTGCAACCATCGGCGTACCGCTTTATGCCTGCGGTGGAGGAACAATTCCGCTTTTGCAGGCGTGGCTGCTTGATGGGATGAGTATGGGGAGTGCGGCGGCTTTTATGCTGACCGGTCCTTCTACTAAAATTACCAATCTGGGAGCATTGAAAATTGTGCTTGGTATTAAGCGGTTTTGGATATATCTGGCGTTTGTGATGCTCTTTTCTTTTACAACAGGGCTGATAGTAAACCTGATGATATGA
- a CDS encoding HPr family phosphocarrier protein has protein sequence MKEFNYVITDEVGIHARPAGLLVKEAKKYQSAVTVSFNGKKADARKLMALMAMGIKKNDEVTVSVEGEDEENALAGVRTFFENNL, from the coding sequence ATGAAAGAGTTCAATTATGTAATTACCGATGAAGTGGGGATTCACGCAAGACCGGCAGGACTGTTGGTAAAAGAGGCAAAAAAATATCAGTCTGCTGTTACAGTTTCTTTTAACGGGAAAAAGGCTGATGCCAGAAAACTGATGGCTTTGATGGCAATGGGAATCAAAAAGAATGATGAAGTGACGGTTTCCGTAGAAGGCGAAGATGAAGAGAACGCTTTGGCAGGAGTGCGGACCTTTTTTGAAAATAATTTATAA
- a CDS encoding 6-phospho-beta-glucosidase, with protein MKGLPEDFLWGGATAANQCEGGWNESGKGVSLIDVVPYGVDRMPVAKGEKIMLDCDEEHLYPSHEAVDFYHHYKEDIALFAEMGFKCFRLSLSWTRIYPTGLEEEPNEEGLRFYDEVFDECKKYGIEPLVTICHFDLPIALVKEFGGWKDRRMIECFMKFCRTIFQRYGKKVKYWITFNEINMLNHLPFTSCGLVAEEGEDIKNLKYICAHHELLASARAVRLAHEMMEDCMIGCMLAGGSFYPYTCNPKDVWQAKQTERGNYFFIDVQSRGAYPNYALKWMERDGITLDWEAGDKETLAAGTVDFIGFSYYCSRCDTADPEVSANRMAANAFRTVRNPHLEASEWGWQIDPLGLRVTMNDLYDRYQKPLFIVENGLGAKDTIKEDGTIEDDYRIAYLREHIRSMIEAVTEDGVPLMGYTMWSPIDLVSASTGEMSKRYGFIYVDKDDQGNGSLKRRRKKSFYWYQKVIRSNGMDLDD; from the coding sequence ATGAAAGGTTTACCGGAAGATTTTTTGTGGGGCGGCGCTACGGCGGCGAACCAGTGCGAAGGTGGATGGAACGAGTCAGGAAAAGGCGTAAGCCTGATTGATGTTGTACCGTATGGAGTTGACCGGATGCCAGTGGCAAAGGGAGAAAAGATTATGCTTGATTGTGATGAAGAGCATCTTTATCCGAGCCACGAAGCGGTTGATTTTTACCATCATTATAAAGAGGATATTGCACTCTTTGCGGAGATGGGATTTAAATGTTTCCGCCTGTCCCTTAGCTGGACACGTATATATCCTACCGGGCTGGAAGAAGAACCAAACGAAGAGGGGCTGCGGTTTTATGACGAGGTTTTTGATGAATGTAAAAAATACGGGATAGAGCCTCTGGTTACAATCTGCCATTTCGACCTGCCGATTGCTCTGGTAAAAGAGTTCGGAGGATGGAAGGACAGGAGGATGATTGAATGCTTTATGAAGTTTTGCCGCACGATATTCCAGCGGTATGGGAAGAAGGTAAAATATTGGATTACCTTCAATGAAATTAATATGCTGAACCACCTTCCTTTTACAAGCTGCGGTTTAGTGGCAGAGGAGGGGGAGGATATAAAAAATCTGAAATATATCTGCGCCCATCATGAACTGCTTGCCAGTGCCAGAGCTGTCCGGCTGGCGCATGAAATGATGGAAGACTGCATGATAGGCTGTATGCTTGCCGGGGGGAGCTTTTACCCTTATACCTGCAATCCGAAGGATGTATGGCAGGCGAAGCAGACGGAGCGGGGGAATTATTTCTTCATTGATGTGCAGAGCAGAGGCGCATATCCCAATTATGCCCTGAAATGGATGGAAAGGGATGGCATTACCCTTGATTGGGAGGCGGGAGACAAGGAAACCTTGGCGGCCGGAACAGTAGATTTTATCGGGTTCAGCTATTACTGCAGCCGTTGTGATACGGCTGATCCGGAAGTGTCCGCCAACCGGATGGCAGCCAATGCGTTCCGGACGGTGAGAAACCCGCATCTGGAGGCGAGCGAGTGGGGATGGCAGATTGATCCGTTGGGACTTCGTGTTACTATGAACGATTTGTATGACAGGTATCAGAAGCCACTGTTTATCGTGGAAAACGGACTTGGCGCAAAAGATACGATAAAAGAGGACGGAACCATCGAGGATGATTACCGGATTGCTTATCTGAGGGAACATATCCGCTCCATGATTGAGGCGGTTACGGAGGACGGAGTTCCTTTGATGGGATATACCATGTGGAGCCCCATTGATCTGGTCAGTGCGTCAACAGGAGAGATGAGCAAACGGTATGGCTTTATCTATGTTGATAAAGACGATCAGGGAAATGGAAGCCTGAAACGCAGACGCAAGAAAAGTTTTTACTGGTATCAGAAGGTAATCCGGAGCAATGGAATGGACCTGGATGACTAA